The following are encoded together in the Lathyrus oleraceus cultivar Zhongwan6 chromosome 3, CAAS_Psat_ZW6_1.0, whole genome shotgun sequence genome:
- the LOC127130672 gene encoding uncharacterized protein LOC127130672: MRVKDNYKILEERLKVVEGFNIFRVDVMGMCLVPNVVIPQKFKTPKFEKYKDVSFPKNHLRMFVRKMVAYAANEKLIMHTFQDSLSGASLDWYMQLERSHIKTWEDLASSFLRKYKYNLDMAPNCMQLHNLSQKANKSFKEYAQRWRELASCVPPPFLESELVDMFMGILQGPYYKNMIGSVSTSFTDLVIIGERIKNELKSGKIGKPSSGQHNNKKYPNNNNSKKGDANVVTTDGYSQMPYNS; encoded by the coding sequence ATGAGAGTTAAGGATAACTATAAAATCTTAGAAGAAAGGTTGAAGGTCGTTGAAGGGTTCAATATCTTTAGAGTTGATGTTATGGGGATGTGCTTGGTACCGAATGTGGTTATACCTCAAAAGTTTAAAACTCCTaaatttgagaaatacaaggaTGTCAGTTTCCCTAAGAACCATCTCAGGATGTTTGTCAGGAAGATGGTTGCCTACGCAGCAAATGAGAAACTAATAATGCATACTTTCCAGGACAGTCTAAGTGGGGCATCTCTAGATTGGTACATGCAGTTAGAGAGAAGCCATATCAAGACATGGGAGGATCTAGCTAGTTCCTTCCTGAGGAAATACAAGTAtaacttggacatggctcccaATTGCATGCAATTGCATAATCTGTCACAAAAGGCGAACAAAtcatttaaggagtatgcccaaagatggagggaactAGCCTCCTGTGTGCCACCTCCATTCTTGGAGAGTGAACTagtggatatgttcatgggcaTTTTACAAGGCCCATACTACAAAAATATGATAGGGTCAGTATCAACAAGTTTTACTGATTTGGTGATAATTGGGGAGAGAATCAAGAATGAGTTGAAAAGCGGTAAGATCGGAAAACCATCTTCTGGTCAACACAACAACAAAAAGTATCCTAACAACAATAATTCAAAAAAAGGTGACGCCAATGTTGTTACTACTGATGGGTATTCCCAGATGCCTTACAATTCTTAG